From the genome of Brucella pseudogrignonensis, one region includes:
- a CDS encoding choline dehydrogenase, whose product MAAKKTFDYIIIGAGSAGCVLANRLSADSANRVLLLEAGGKDLNPLFRLPMLMGKLFHSGIYNWHYHTEPEPHLNDRSLYWPRGKVLGGTSTINGMIYVRGNRHDYDRWSQMGATGWSYDEVLPAFLRSETHVQRKDAFHNTKGELTVCRARGWNSLLNVFNKAGEQAGYPLNDDFNGEEQEGFGRYNFTIAKGKRCSTAYAFLRPAKKRSNLTIITRAHTRRILIENGRAVGVEYSRKGKVARVHADCEVILSAGVVNSPQILMLSGIGAASELAEHGIKVVKDLPGVGKNLQDHVDCVMAYECPEPVTLYSDLRADKLTWSVIQGMLFGEGITTTFPYEAGAFVKSRTDLAAPDIQLHFMPALEKTANLHFPNPFKKERVEANHGFSLRVGPVNPESRGQISLRSADPMDRPRINANYLQTEFDIRTMINAIRLTRDVIKQKAFDKYRGKELAPGPAVESDAELTKWLRANAMTTFHPVGTCKMGNDPMAVVDARLKVHGVQGLRVADASIMPIISSGNTNAPAIMIGERAAEFILEEASL is encoded by the coding sequence ATGGCCGCAAAGAAAACATTCGATTACATCATCATCGGTGCGGGCTCGGCGGGCTGCGTGCTGGCCAACCGGCTTTCTGCTGATTCGGCCAATAGGGTCCTGTTGCTGGAAGCTGGCGGAAAAGACCTCAATCCGCTGTTCCGCCTTCCTATGTTGATGGGAAAGCTGTTTCATTCGGGCATTTACAACTGGCATTATCACACTGAGCCCGAACCGCACCTCAATGATCGCTCGCTCTATTGGCCGCGCGGTAAAGTGCTTGGGGGCACATCGACCATCAACGGCATGATTTATGTGCGTGGTAACCGTCATGATTATGATCGCTGGTCACAGATGGGCGCGACAGGCTGGTCCTATGATGAAGTGCTGCCCGCATTTCTTCGTTCCGAAACCCATGTGCAGCGCAAGGATGCCTTCCACAACACAAAAGGCGAACTGACTGTTTGCCGTGCGCGCGGCTGGAATAGTTTGCTGAATGTTTTCAACAAAGCAGGCGAACAGGCCGGTTATCCGCTCAATGATGATTTTAATGGTGAAGAGCAGGAGGGCTTTGGCCGCTACAACTTCACCATCGCCAAGGGGAAGCGCTGTTCGACGGCTTATGCTTTCCTGCGCCCGGCTAAAAAGCGGTCAAACCTCACCATTATCACGCGCGCTCATACGCGGCGTATTCTGATTGAAAATGGTCGGGCTGTTGGCGTTGAGTACAGCCGCAAGGGAAAAGTGGCCAGGGTCCATGCTGACTGCGAGGTTATCCTGTCGGCGGGTGTGGTCAATTCTCCGCAAATCCTGATGCTGTCCGGTATTGGTGCAGCAAGTGAGCTCGCAGAACATGGCATCAAAGTCGTAAAAGACCTTCCCGGTGTTGGCAAAAACCTTCAGGATCATGTCGATTGCGTCATGGCCTATGAATGCCCCGAACCGGTTACGCTTTATTCCGATCTGCGCGCCGATAAACTTACATGGTCCGTTATTCAGGGTATGCTGTTTGGGGAAGGTATCACCACAACGTTCCCTTATGAGGCAGGCGCGTTTGTCAAATCACGTACCGATCTGGCAGCACCTGACATTCAGCTTCATTTCATGCCTGCGCTTGAAAAAACTGCAAATCTCCACTTTCCAAACCCGTTCAAAAAAGAGCGCGTTGAAGCCAATCATGGCTTCTCGCTGCGTGTTGGCCCGGTCAATCCAGAAAGCCGTGGCCAGATTAGTCTGCGTTCCGCTGACCCGATGGATCGCCCGCGCATCAATGCCAATTACTTGCAAACCGAGTTCGACATTCGCACCATGATCAATGCAATCCGCCTGACGCGCGATGTGATCAAGCAAAAAGCGTTCGATAAATATCGCGGTAAGGAATTAGCGCCGGGTCCGGCGGTTGAAAGCGATGCTGAGCTGACCAAATGGCTGCGCGCCAACGCGATGACCACCTTTCATCCCGTTGGCACTTGCAAGATGGGTAACGACCCAATGGCCGTGGTTGATGCACGGCTGAAAGTTCACGGCGTGCAAGGTCTGCGTGTGGCAGACGCGTCAATCATGCCAATCATTTCGAGTGGCAACACAAACGCTCCCGCTATCATGATCGGAGAGCGCGCTGCTGAATTCATTTTAGAGGAGGCATCCCTGTGA
- a CDS encoding uracil-DNA glycosylase yields MTMRLKTAMEEFLSDWPADLPESWRALLGNVALDFDGIAPELELEIWEPIFPVRRGKHFPGMPVGAHYLRAFDDISPDDVRCVVLGQDPYPEPGFATGRAFEAGNLAGWSELNKMFSKSIRAYTQQIAAARTGDLSYARSFADWPKTLHAIESGAVELEHPSGIADRWVSEGALLLNASLTLTRFRVDVDAHQSQGHLVLWRPLIVETLRALAARGKPVVFLGFGDAAAEALKLAGIDETIGGNLHCVLRDHPAFAERVLSRPNPFILCNDFLEEMGAQPIAW; encoded by the coding sequence ATGACTATGCGGTTAAAAACTGCGATGGAGGAATTTCTGTCGGATTGGCCCGCCGATCTGCCAGAGTCATGGCGCGCACTTCTCGGCAATGTTGCCCTTGATTTTGATGGCATTGCGCCAGAACTTGAGTTGGAAATCTGGGAGCCGATTTTTCCGGTTCGCCGTGGCAAACACTTTCCGGGAATGCCGGTCGGTGCGCATTATTTGCGCGCCTTTGATGATATTTCGCCTGATGATGTTCGCTGCGTCGTTCTCGGTCAGGACCCTTATCCTGAACCCGGCTTTGCCACCGGACGAGCATTTGAAGCGGGCAATCTGGCTGGTTGGAGCGAACTCAACAAGATGTTCTCCAAAAGCATCCGCGCATACACGCAGCAGATCGCTGCCGCGCGCACCGGAGATTTATCTTATGCACGCAGTTTTGCCGACTGGCCGAAGACTTTGCATGCGATTGAAAGTGGCGCTGTTGAGCTGGAGCATCCTTCCGGCATTGCTGATCGCTGGGTGAGTGAGGGTGCCTTGCTTCTCAATGCCTCTCTTACGCTCACGCGCTTCCGGGTCGATGTGGATGCGCATCAGTCTCAGGGGCATCTCGTTCTCTGGCGCCCCCTGATTGTAGAAACGTTACGCGCGCTTGCTGCACGCGGAAAACCGGTAGTGTTTCTGGGCTTTGGTGATGCGGCTGCAGAGGCGCTTAAACTGGCAGGCATTGACGAAACCATCGGTGGCAACCTGCACTGCGTTCTGCGCGATCATCCCGCATTTGCGGAGCGTGTGCTTTCCCGACCTAATCCGTTCATTCTCTGCAACGATTTTCTAGAGGAGATGGGTGCTCAACCCATCGCTTGGTAA
- a CDS encoding substrate-binding domain-containing protein — translation MTRIRSGLGLKALTLAILSASALSASAQNQDRAALLGTLPTEIQALYTDVVEVGPSAYGDFKAPAKPWRWCHSESYMGNPWRVTFNDELKRLVDGAIAAGDVSEYVVSDSNGDATQQISQIRAFIEQGCNVITTIAGSSTALNAVIDDAYKAGIPVITSAGSVMTPNAINVMHNQNLWGYQMGKGIAEVLKDGGTVLQVEGISGHPLVQQENAGLEKAVEESGNLKIARKVSGEWTGTTTKSAVLQALATTPQQIDAVWSTGSEARFIAEAFQQAGRPLPLIAASISGDALGYWNANQDTFKFYGGEVSPHVAAQNAFRVALRVLEGQNPLVNTIIAPMPLVTQADLPNWYKDCMKPDSAAIFPIPPQDPFPEELLNGYFSNGSATALYDFAKVPASCSK, via the coding sequence ATGACCAGAATTCGCTCAGGCCTAGGTTTGAAGGCACTCACACTCGCTATTTTGTCGGCGTCTGCGCTGAGCGCGAGTGCGCAAAATCAGGACCGCGCGGCACTGCTCGGCACCCTGCCAACTGAAATTCAGGCACTTTATACCGATGTGGTTGAAGTTGGCCCTTCTGCTTATGGTGATTTCAAGGCGCCCGCGAAGCCGTGGCGCTGGTGCCATTCGGAGTCCTATATGGGCAATCCGTGGCGTGTAACTTTCAATGACGAACTCAAGCGCCTTGTGGATGGGGCTATCGCTGCAGGCGATGTGTCTGAATATGTTGTTTCAGACTCCAATGGCGATGCCACACAGCAGATTTCGCAAATTCGCGCCTTCATCGAGCAGGGCTGCAATGTCATCACGACGATTGCCGGTTCTTCCACCGCACTCAATGCAGTGATTGACGATGCCTATAAGGCTGGCATTCCGGTTATAACGTCCGCTGGTTCCGTAATGACGCCGAATGCCATCAATGTCATGCACAACCAAAACCTCTGGGGCTACCAGATGGGCAAAGGCATTGCGGAAGTGCTCAAAGATGGCGGCACAGTTCTTCAGGTTGAGGGCATCTCCGGTCATCCGCTTGTACAGCAGGAAAATGCCGGACTTGAAAAAGCCGTTGAAGAGTCCGGCAATCTCAAGATTGCCCGTAAAGTGAGCGGCGAATGGACCGGCACGACAACGAAATCCGCAGTGCTTCAGGCACTTGCCACCACACCGCAGCAGATTGATGCAGTCTGGTCGACGGGCAGCGAAGCACGCTTTATTGCGGAAGCCTTCCAGCAGGCAGGTCGTCCACTTCCCTTGATTGCCGCTTCCATTTCTGGCGATGCACTTGGCTACTGGAATGCCAATCAGGACACGTTCAAGTTCTATGGCGGTGAAGTATCACCGCATGTTGCAGCGCAGAACGCTTTCCGCGTCGCATTACGGGTTCTTGAAGGCCAAAACCCGCTCGTCAATACGATCATCGCTCCGATGCCACTTGTGACGCAGGCCGACCTTCCAAATTGGTACAAGGACTGCATGAAGCCGGATTCCGCAGCCATCTTCCCGATACCGCCGCAGGATCCATTCCCGGAAGAACTGCTTAATGGCTACTTCTCGAACGGAAGCGCCACCGCACTTTATGACTTCGCGAAAGTTCCAGCTTCCTGCTCCAAGTAA
- a CDS encoding TetR/AcrR family transcriptional regulator, whose product MAEHSRSVEMEPGNQVTSDEPIRARNVLRILTAAVEIFSRKGLDGARIVEIAKASGLPKGNVYYYFSSKEEIYNAAIDRLIHSWDDAFRHISADREPAEAIEAYVRAKLNHAWENAAETRLFANEILQGAEHLSKDAREHMRKVTAEKARVINAWAASGKIVPVDARHLFILLWSATQFYVEFEALACDALDVNQLIEADYANAAKTITNTILRGLLIIEA is encoded by the coding sequence ATGGCAGAACATAGCAGATCGGTGGAAATGGAGCCTGGAAATCAGGTGACTTCTGATGAGCCGATCAGAGCGCGAAACGTTCTCAGGATACTGACAGCCGCTGTTGAGATTTTTTCTCGCAAGGGGCTTGATGGTGCGCGTATTGTTGAAATTGCCAAAGCTTCGGGACTGCCAAAAGGGAATGTTTATTACTATTTCTCGTCAAAGGAAGAGATTTACAACGCAGCAATCGACCGGCTGATTCACAGCTGGGATGATGCCTTCAGGCACATTTCAGCAGACCGTGAACCGGCGGAAGCGATAGAAGCTTATGTTCGTGCCAAGCTTAATCATGCATGGGAAAATGCAGCCGAAACGCGCTTGTTTGCCAATGAAATTTTGCAAGGTGCAGAACACCTCTCCAAAGATGCGCGTGAACATATGCGAAAAGTCACCGCCGAAAAGGCACGCGTCATTAATGCATGGGCTGCATCGGGCAAAATCGTGCCTGTCGATGCGCGACATCTATTCATTCTGCTCTGGTCGGCAACCCAATTTTATGTCGAGTTTGAAGCTCTTGCCTGTGATGCACTTGATGTCAATCAACTTATTGAAGCCGACTACGCAAATGCGGCCAAAACAATTACCAACACGATCCTGCGTGGTCTTTTGATAATAGAAGCGTAA
- a CDS encoding enoyl-CoA hydratase/isomerase family protein, with protein MTEDINFEIDGAVAVITLNRPQKLNAVTPEMADAIVAAVTECNDSDTIRCVILTGAGERAFCAGSDIRELDTYETPWQFRNRPDYCDAFRALLKPSIAAVNGYAFGGGLETAMSCDIRIASDNAQFAAPEIKLGWIGGGGMAAHLAHSIGASNAALMIMTGDPIPAEKAERWGLVSEVVPLADLLTRAREIASVIASRAPIAAETAKLNLKASVSMPLEKAIEYERDLQTICFATADAQEGRAAFKEKRAPVFKRR; from the coding sequence ATGACTGAAGACATCAACTTCGAAATCGACGGCGCAGTTGCCGTCATCACCTTGAACCGTCCGCAGAAACTCAATGCCGTGACGCCGGAAATGGCTGATGCCATCGTTGCAGCTGTGACCGAATGCAACGATAGCGACACGATCCGTTGCGTTATTCTGACGGGCGCTGGAGAACGTGCATTCTGTGCGGGCTCGGATATTCGCGAACTCGATACCTATGAGACACCTTGGCAGTTCCGCAATCGGCCGGATTACTGCGATGCATTTCGTGCGCTTCTCAAGCCGTCGATTGCAGCTGTCAATGGCTATGCTTTTGGTGGCGGGCTCGAAACTGCGATGTCCTGCGATATCCGTATTGCTTCTGATAATGCGCAATTCGCGGCACCCGAGATCAAGCTCGGCTGGATCGGTGGTGGAGGGATGGCTGCCCATCTGGCGCATTCCATAGGCGCATCCAACGCAGCACTGATGATTATGACAGGCGACCCGATTCCCGCCGAGAAGGCAGAGCGCTGGGGGCTGGTGAGTGAAGTCGTGCCGCTGGCTGATCTGCTCACGCGGGCGCGCGAAATTGCGAGTGTGATCGCATCGCGTGCACCGATTGCCGCCGAAACCGCGAAGCTCAACCTCAAAGCTTCTGTCTCGATGCCGCTTGAAAAAGCCATCGAATATGAGCGCGATCTGCAAACCATCTGCTTTGCAACTGCTGATGCGCAGGAGGGGCGAGCGGCGTTCAAGGAGAAAAGAGCGCCGGTTTTCAAGCGGCGCTAA
- a CDS encoding carbohydrate ABC transporter substrate-binding protein, whose protein sequence is MQVIKALTWDHPRGYNALAAASKLPDVIAAGLDIHWDKQPLEGFESHPIADLCARYDLVVLDHPHVGEAISGDCLLSLEDVFGAETVAELAKASIGPSLTSYRFAGKHWALPLDAATQVMALRPDLSDGVPVTWDEVLRLSQQSGKVALSLAGPHACLSFLSIAAAFGEPPAEKDPNILVSENVGQHVYDLMAELAARSPASVRQRNPIGILGHMAEYDDVALCPLVYGYVNYAAPQSGKPVAFHNAPRAANGGLPGSTLGGTGIGVSRRAHITSALKTHLLWLMSSEAQSGFIPDHEGQPSRRDAWHDERVNRRWGNFYRNTADTLEQAYVRPRHDGYIAFQGIASALLGAAFDERRPASAVLNELQILYAASRVHDGER, encoded by the coding sequence ATGCAGGTGATTAAAGCTCTCACCTGGGATCATCCGCGCGGCTATAATGCATTGGCGGCGGCATCAAAATTGCCGGATGTTATTGCTGCCGGTCTGGACATCCATTGGGACAAGCAGCCGCTAGAAGGTTTTGAATCCCACCCGATTGCTGATCTCTGCGCCCGCTATGATCTCGTGGTTCTCGATCATCCGCATGTGGGCGAGGCAATATCTGGCGATTGTCTGCTTTCGCTTGAAGACGTGTTTGGCGCTGAAACGGTTGCTGAGCTTGCCAAGGCCAGTATCGGTCCGTCATTAACGAGCTATCGCTTTGCGGGTAAGCACTGGGCGTTGCCGCTTGATGCTGCAACGCAGGTTATGGCTCTTCGTCCTGATCTCTCAGACGGTGTGCCTGTCACTTGGGATGAGGTGCTTCGCCTGTCGCAGCAAAGCGGCAAAGTCGCGCTTTCGCTTGCTGGCCCACACGCCTGCCTGTCATTTCTGTCTATCGCGGCAGCTTTTGGCGAGCCTCCTGCCGAAAAAGACCCGAACATACTGGTTTCAGAAAATGTGGGGCAGCACGTCTATGATCTGATGGCAGAACTTGCGGCACGAAGCCCGGCATCTGTTCGGCAAAGGAACCCTATCGGTATATTGGGCCATATGGCCGAGTATGACGATGTTGCATTGTGCCCGCTGGTCTATGGTTATGTGAATTATGCTGCGCCGCAAAGTGGAAAGCCTGTCGCGTTTCATAATGCGCCACGCGCAGCCAATGGCGGTCTTCCGGGCTCGACATTGGGCGGCACGGGCATTGGTGTTTCGCGCCGTGCTCATATCACCTCCGCGCTCAAAACGCATCTCTTGTGGCTAATGAGCAGTGAAGCCCAATCTGGGTTCATTCCCGATCATGAAGGCCAGCCATCGCGACGCGACGCCTGGCATGATGAGCGGGTGAACCGGCGATGGGGCAATTTTTATCGTAACACCGCGGACACTTTGGAGCAGGCTTATGTGCGCCCACGCCATGATGGCTACATCGCCTTTCAGGGCATAGCTTCGGCGCTTTTGGGGGCGGCCTTTGATGAACGCCGCCCGGCATCGGCAGTGTTGAATGAGCTGCAAATTCTCTACGCCGCTTCGCGCGTACATGACGGTGAAAGGTAG
- a CDS encoding NIPSNAP family protein — MIVEHRTYTFKPGTVDGWLKKYETEGLPIQKRHLNTFLGLYVSEIGHLHRTVLMWRYDSLADREARRAAMYADPEWQTFIAGVWALDAIQTQDVMIMNPASFSPGT; from the coding sequence GTGATCGTCGAACATCGCACATATACTTTCAAACCCGGTACGGTCGATGGCTGGCTCAAGAAATATGAGACAGAAGGTTTGCCAATACAAAAGCGGCATCTCAATACGTTTCTCGGCCTTTATGTCAGCGAGATCGGGCATCTGCATCGCACGGTGCTGATGTGGCGCTATGACAGTCTTGCTGATCGCGAAGCACGACGCGCCGCGATGTATGCCGACCCTGAATGGCAGACATTCATCGCTGGGGTTTGGGCACTCGATGCTATCCAGACGCAGGATGTGATGATTATGAACCCGGCTTCATTTTCGCCGGGCACTTAA
- a CDS encoding CaiB/BaiF CoA-transferase family protein translates to MGVLSGYRVLDCSIAMAGPFAAQRLGDLGADVVKVEPTTGEWQRHVAAGGAEGNRVNVSFLSLNRNKRSLAVDLKSPDGKQVLLDLVKTADVFLQNYRPGVAKRLGVDYESLSKINPKLIYVSISGYGEDGPYVHRPGQDLVLQGMSGAMLSAGREGEPPTAAGQYLVDAITAYTAFEGALAALLHRERTGEGQLVQVNMLDAITTIQMQELSVFTVGGKPQTRSAEPHAHVYIRAPYGAFATSDGFIIVAFPKLKTLGEVIGEDSFLIMNDEVDTWARRDEIFAKTRDKLKTKTSAEWLELLRAADIWCGPVYGYADLVDDEQIKHNGTFVEYEHPTEGKVKTPGFPIRFSKTPSTVDRGAPVTGQDTRDVLAEAGYAADKIEALEKSGAIVSGNI, encoded by the coding sequence ATGGGTGTTTTATCAGGCTATCGTGTGCTGGATTGTTCAATTGCGATGGCGGGGCCATTTGCAGCGCAGCGTTTGGGTGATCTTGGTGCCGATGTGGTGAAGGTTGAGCCGACGACGGGCGAATGGCAGCGCCATGTGGCGGCGGGCGGTGCCGAAGGCAACCGCGTTAATGTCTCTTTCCTGTCGCTTAACCGTAACAAGCGGTCGCTCGCGGTCGATCTGAAATCACCAGACGGCAAACAGGTGCTTCTTGACCTTGTGAAAACCGCCGATGTGTTTTTGCAAAACTATCGTCCGGGCGTCGCAAAGCGTCTTGGCGTCGATTACGAGTCGCTTTCCAAGATCAATCCAAAGCTGATCTATGTTTCGATCTCTGGCTATGGCGAAGATGGTCCTTATGTCCATCGTCCGGGGCAGGATCTCGTTTTACAAGGTATGTCGGGCGCTATGCTTTCGGCAGGCCGTGAGGGCGAGCCGCCAACCGCCGCCGGGCAATATCTGGTGGATGCCATCACCGCTTATACTGCGTTTGAAGGCGCGCTTGCAGCACTTCTCCATCGTGAGCGTACGGGTGAGGGGCAGTTGGTGCAGGTCAATATGCTCGATGCGATCACCACCATTCAGATGCAGGAGCTTTCGGTTTTCACCGTCGGTGGCAAGCCGCAAACCCGTTCGGCAGAGCCACATGCCCATGTCTATATCCGGGCGCCTTACGGTGCTTTTGCAACCTCTGACGGCTTTATCATCGTCGCTTTTCCGAAGCTGAAAACGCTGGGTGAAGTGATTGGCGAAGATAGTTTCCTCATCATGAATGATGAGGTTGATACTTGGGCGCGTCGCGATGAAATCTTTGCCAAGACACGCGATAAGCTGAAAACGAAAACCTCTGCCGAATGGCTGGAGCTTCTTCGCGCAGCCGATATCTGGTGCGGCCCAGTCTATGGCTATGCCGATCTCGTGGACGACGAGCAGATCAAGCATAACGGCACCTTTGTCGAGTATGAGCATCCGACAGAGGGCAAGGTAAAAACGCCGGGCTTCCCGATCCGCTTTTCCAAGACGCCATCGACAGTGGACCGTGGGGCACCCGTAACCGGGCAGGATACGCGAGATGTGCTGGCCGAAGCCGGATATGCGGCAGACAAGATTGAAGCACTTGAGAAATCTGGCGCTATCGTGTCGGGGAATATCTGA